One stretch of Bosea vaviloviae DNA includes these proteins:
- a CDS encoding FAD-dependent oxidoreductase: MKPLTDIDQLAEHYDLAIVGAGPAGLSAAARASELGLAVLLVDENPAPGGQIYRSITTTPVSDRAVLGADYWRGRDIVARLKRSAAAYAARCTVWSIAPDVESDASPFEIGLSLDGRARLISAGQVILATGAQERPFPIPGWTLPGVMTAGAAQIALKSSAIVPKGRTVIAGCGPLLYLLAGQLAAAGAEIVAVLDTTPRRNWRAALAALPDFLRSPYLAKGLKLMAKARRSLRFLGGVTSLAVEGSDRLSAIRFERGGASESLACDTLLLHQGVIPSVNLSNAAGCAHDFDPVQHCWVPQLDDWFASSVPGIAIAGDGAGIGGAESAALRGEVAALDTARRLGRITIPERDDQAAPIRAALGRTLRGRRFLDLLYKPAAQFLAPIVDDTIICRCEEVTAGQVRDAAKRLGVTGPNQMKAFLRCGMGPCQGRLCGPTVVELIAEARGTTPAEVGYYRLRPPVKPVTLAELASLPQSEAAVKAVVR, translated from the coding sequence ATGAAGCCCCTCACAGACATCGACCAGCTCGCCGAGCATTACGACCTCGCCATCGTCGGCGCAGGTCCGGCCGGCCTCTCGGCCGCGGCACGCGCGAGCGAGCTCGGCCTTGCCGTGCTGCTCGTCGACGAGAACCCGGCGCCGGGCGGCCAGATCTACCGTTCGATCACGACGACGCCGGTCTCCGACCGCGCCGTGCTCGGCGCGGATTACTGGCGCGGCCGGGACATCGTCGCCCGCCTCAAACGTTCGGCAGCCGCCTATGCCGCGCGCTGCACCGTCTGGTCGATCGCCCCCGACGTGGAGTCGGATGCATCGCCCTTCGAAATCGGCCTTTCGCTCGATGGCCGCGCCCGGCTGATCAGCGCCGGGCAGGTCATTCTGGCGACCGGCGCGCAAGAGCGGCCCTTCCCGATCCCGGGCTGGACCTTGCCCGGCGTGATGACCGCGGGCGCGGCGCAGATCGCGCTGAAGAGCTCGGCGATCGTCCCCAAGGGCCGCACCGTGATCGCCGGCTGCGGGCCGCTGCTCTATCTCCTGGCGGGTCAGCTCGCCGCTGCCGGCGCCGAGATCGTCGCCGTCCTCGACACCACGCCCCGGCGCAACTGGCGCGCCGCGCTCGCGGCGCTGCCCGACTTCCTGCGTTCGCCCTATCTCGCCAAGGGGCTCAAGCTGATGGCCAAGGCTCGCCGCAGCCTGCGCTTCCTTGGTGGCGTCACCAGCCTCGCAGTCGAAGGCTCGGATCGGCTCTCCGCCATCCGCTTCGAGCGCGGCGGCGCCTCCGAGAGCCTCGCCTGCGACACGCTCCTGCTGCATCAGGGCGTCATCCCGAGCGTCAATCTCTCCAATGCCGCCGGCTGCGCGCATGATTTCGATCCGGTCCAGCATTGCTGGGTGCCGCAGCTCGACGACTGGTTCGCCTCTTCCGTCCCAGGCATCGCGATCGCGGGCGACGGTGCCGGCATCGGCGGGGCCGAGAGCGCGGCGCTGCGCGGCGAGGTCGCCGCGCTCGACACGGCCAGGCGGCTTGGCCGGATCACCATCCCGGAGCGCGACGATCAGGCGGCGCCTATCCGAGCGGCGCTCGGGCGCACGCTGCGCGGCCGCCGCTTTCTCGATTTGCTCTACAAGCCGGCCGCACAATTCCTCGCACCCATCGTGGACGACACCATCATCTGCCGTTGCGAGGAGGTCACGGCCGGGCAGGTGCGCGATGCCGCTAAACGGCTTGGCGTCACCGGCCCCAACCAGATGAAGGCTTTTCTGCGTTGCGGCATGGGTCCCTGCCAGGGGCGGCTGTGCGGGCCGACCGTCGTCGAGCTGATCGCAGAGGCGCGCGGCACGACTCCCGCCGAGGTCGGTTATTACCGCCTGCGCCCGCCGGTGAAGCCGGTGACGCTGGCCGAGCTCGCCTCGCTGCCGCAGAGCGAGGCCGCCGTCAAAGCGGTGGTTCGGTGA
- a CDS encoding ABC transporter permease produces the protein MRKNGPLALCFHALFVIFMLAPLLIVCVVAFTPEGYLSLPTRGPSLRWFKAIFDYPEFIRAFRDSLWLAALSSTVAIMLAVPAALAIARHRFPGREALTTLFMSPLMVPHVVLGIAFLRFFTQIGLSGTFLGLVLSHIIVVLPFALRLVLAASYGIDQRIEHAAVSLGAGHATVFRRVTLPLILPGVVSGWLLAAINSFDEVTMTVFIASPATVTLPVRMFLYIQDNIDPLIAAVSACLIALTAGLLIALDRLFGLDRLFVGTGKG, from the coding sequence ATGAGGAAGAACGGCCCGCTCGCGCTCTGCTTCCATGCGCTCTTCGTCATCTTCATGCTGGCGCCGCTGCTGATCGTCTGCGTCGTCGCCTTCACGCCGGAGGGCTATCTCTCGCTGCCGACGCGCGGCCCGAGCCTGCGCTGGTTCAAGGCTATCTTCGACTATCCCGAATTCATCCGCGCCTTCCGCGACTCGCTCTGGCTCGCGGCCCTGTCCTCGACGGTCGCGATCATGCTTGCCGTGCCCGCCGCGCTCGCCATCGCCCGCCACCGCTTTCCCGGGCGCGAGGCTCTGACCACGCTGTTCATGTCGCCCTTGATGGTGCCCCATGTCGTGCTCGGCATCGCCTTCCTGCGCTTCTTCACGCAGATCGGGCTGTCCGGCACCTTCCTCGGGCTGGTGCTGAGCCACATCATCGTGGTGCTGCCCTTCGCGCTCAGGCTCGTGCTCGCCGCCTCCTACGGCATCGACCAGCGCATCGAGCATGCGGCGGTCTCGCTCGGCGCCGGCCATGCCACGGTGTTCCGCAGGGTGACGCTGCCCTTGATCCTGCCCGGCGTGGTCTCGGGCTGGCTGCTGGCCGCGATCAACTCCTTCGACGAGGTGACGATGACCGTCTTCATCGCTTCGCCCGCAACCGTGACCTTGCCCGTCCGGATGTTCCTCTACATCCAGGACAATATCGATCCTCTCATCGCAGCCGTCTCGGCCTGCCTGATCGCCCTCACCGCCGGTCTCCTGATCGCGCTCGACCGGCTTTTCGGGCTCGACCGGCTGTTCGTCGGAACCGGAAAAGGCTGA
- a CDS encoding ABC transporter permease, producing the protein MNRALSQRATPYWLTGPALLVFLGLVVIPLAMTVLLSFYDWGQYKGIVPEFTLKNFHEIFTDSYFFEIFLRTFRIAILVTLATMLIGVPEAYILNRMAPAWRSAFLLVVIGPLLVSVVARTLGWALLLGSTGLVNQGLIGLGLIKEPLAFMFTETGVIVVLVHVLIPFMILAVWASLQRLDPQIENAALSLGASRITIWRRVILPQIVPGMLSGAIIVFSLAASAFASPAIIGGRRLKVAATLAYDEFLNTLNWPLGAAVAVLLLAALVAITVGSNRLIERRYAQVFE; encoded by the coding sequence ATGAATCGCGCCCTCTCGCAACGCGCCACGCCCTATTGGCTGACGGGACCGGCCCTGCTCGTCTTCCTCGGCCTCGTCGTCATTCCGCTAGCGATGACCGTGCTGCTCTCCTTCTACGACTGGGGCCAGTACAAGGGCATCGTGCCGGAGTTCACGCTGAAGAACTTCCACGAGATCTTCACGGATTCCTATTTCTTCGAGATCTTCCTGCGCACCTTCCGGATCGCCATCCTGGTCACGCTGGCGACCATGCTCATCGGCGTGCCCGAGGCCTATATCCTCAACCGAATGGCCCCCGCCTGGCGCAGCGCCTTCCTGCTCGTCGTCATCGGCCCGCTGCTGGTCTCAGTCGTCGCGCGCACGCTCGGCTGGGCCCTGCTGCTCGGCTCGACCGGGCTGGTGAACCAGGGGCTGATCGGGCTCGGCCTGATCAAGGAGCCGCTCGCCTTCATGTTCACCGAGACCGGCGTGATCGTCGTGCTGGTCCATGTGCTGATCCCCTTCATGATCCTCGCCGTCTGGGCCTCGCTGCAGCGGCTCGACCCGCAGATCGAGAACGCCGCGCTCTCGCTCGGTGCGAGCCGGATCACGATCTGGCGGCGCGTGATCCTGCCGCAGATCGTGCCGGGCATGCTGTCTGGCGCCATCATCGTCTTCTCGCTGGCGGCGAGCGCCTTCGCCTCGCCCGCGATCATCGGCGGCCGCCGGCTCAAGGTCGCAGCCACGCTCGCCTATGACGAGTTCCTGAACACACTGAACTGGCCGCTCGGCGCGGCCGTCGCCGTGCTGCTGCTCGCCGCCCTCGTCGCCATCACCGTCGGCTCCAACCGGCTGATCGAACGCCGCTATGCACAGGTGTTCGAATGA
- a CDS encoding NAD(P)/FAD-dependent oxidoreductase — MSNHTEPDVVVIGGGVVGGAIALGLARSGARVTMLDEGDAAFRASRGNFALVWVQSKGFGMPEYAMWSRRSADDWHGLATILGEETGIDVAHSQPGGFMLCLSQDELGKRVDAMHRLHNQTTLTDFPYEVLDHAETKRRLPDIGKDVVGAIYSPLDGHVNSLKLFRALREATTRRGVDYRPNCPVESITPRDGGFRINGPWGEIATAKVVLAAGLGNARLAPMVGLDAPVKPSKGQIIVTEKTAPFLHNPMVTVRQTDEGGVMIGDSQEDRGFDTVVGQPILSVMAERAVRMFPRLAGLNVVRTWSALRVMSPDGFPIYDQSLSCPGAFVVTCHSGVTLAANHVLTLAPAILSGVLPDAVASFSARRFHV, encoded by the coding sequence ATGAGCAATCACACGGAACCTGACGTCGTCGTCATCGGCGGCGGCGTGGTCGGCGGCGCGATCGCGCTGGGGCTCGCCCGCAGCGGCGCGCGCGTCACCATGCTCGACGAAGGCGACGCGGCGTTTCGGGCCTCGCGCGGCAATTTCGCGCTGGTCTGGGTGCAGTCGAAAGGCTTCGGCATGCCGGAATACGCGATGTGGTCGCGCCGTTCGGCCGATGACTGGCACGGGCTTGCGACGATCCTCGGTGAAGAGACCGGTATCGACGTCGCCCACAGCCAACCCGGCGGCTTCATGCTCTGCCTGTCACAGGACGAGCTCGGGAAGCGCGTCGATGCGATGCATCGCCTGCACAATCAGACGACGCTGACCGACTTCCCCTATGAAGTCCTCGACCACGCCGAGACGAAACGGCGTCTGCCCGATATCGGCAAGGATGTGGTCGGCGCGATCTACTCCCCGCTCGACGGCCATGTGAACTCGCTCAAGCTGTTCAGGGCGTTGCGCGAGGCGACGACGCGTCGCGGCGTCGATTACCGGCCCAACTGCCCGGTCGAGAGCATCACGCCGCGCGATGGCGGCTTCCGCATCAATGGGCCCTGGGGCGAGATCGCCACGGCCAAGGTCGTGCTCGCAGCCGGGCTCGGCAATGCCCGGCTCGCGCCCATGGTCGGCCTCGACGCGCCGGTGAAGCCGAGCAAGGGCCAGATCATCGTCACCGAGAAGACCGCGCCCTTCCTGCACAACCCGATGGTGACGGTCCGCCAGACCGATGAGGGCGGCGTCATGATCGGCGACAGCCAGGAGGATCGCGGCTTCGACACCGTCGTCGGCCAGCCGATTCTCTCGGTCATGGCCGAGCGCGCAGTCAGGATGTTCCCGCGCCTCGCCGGACTCAACGTGGTCAGGACCTGGTCGGCGCTGCGCGTGATGAGCCCTGACGGCTTCCCGATCTACGACCAGTCGCTGAGCTGCCCGGGCGCCTTCGTCGTCACCTGCCATTCCGGCGTGACGCTGGCCGCCAACCATGTCCTGACGCTTGCCCCCGCCATTCTCTCCGGCGTGCTGCCGGATGCGGTCGCCAGCTTTTCCGCACGGAGGTTCCATGTTTAG
- a CDS encoding (2Fe-2S)-binding protein: MSETRTDRDAKTGRGAHSAATLSFSFDGRRLIGRDGDTVAASLLANGVTVCRETPVSGAPRAPYCLMGVCFECLVVIDGVGNRQGCMVPLRDGMTIETQHGRRQPEETQG; this comes from the coding sequence ATGTCTGAAACAAGGACGGATCGTGACGCCAAGACTGGCCGCGGTGCCCATAGCGCCGCCACGCTCAGCTTCAGCTTCGACGGCCGCCGGCTGATTGGCCGCGACGGCGACACGGTCGCGGCCTCCCTGCTGGCGAACGGTGTCACAGTCTGCCGCGAGACCCCTGTCTCCGGCGCGCCGCGCGCGCCCTATTGCCTGATGGGCGTCTGCTTCGAATGCCTCGTGGTCATCGACGGCGTCGGCAATCGCCAGGGCTGCATGGTGCCGCTGCGCGACGGCATGACGATCGAAACCCAGCATGGCCGGCGTCAGCCCGAGGAGACGCAAGGATGA
- a CDS encoding ABC transporter ATP-binding protein, with the protein MSHLVLEGLGKSYGSAVAVEGLDLSVERGEFVSLLGPSGCGKTTTLQMIAGFVSVDRGRILLDGGDLVAVPPNKRGLGIVFQSYALFPHMTVAQNIAFGLEMRGIDKAEREARTLEAMALVGLKGFADRYPRRMSGGQQQRVALARALVIKPALLLLDEPLSNLDAKLREEMQSELRQIQRSIGTTTILVTHDQHEAMALSDRIVLMNQGRVEQIGAPDAVYGKPASTFVASFLGKTNVLRGTGDGSGAVSIGAFSLPIAGAGAGPVQLAVRPERLSLAAAGTPGFEARVTSRVFQGAHWLLTADSTAGPLILMRHNDGHTVPAEGEAVRLSFTTSDAALLAAGDAAGDAR; encoded by the coding sequence ATGTCGCATCTCGTTCTCGAAGGGCTGGGCAAGTCCTACGGCAGCGCCGTCGCCGTCGAAGGGCTCGACCTTTCGGTCGAGCGCGGAGAGTTCGTCTCGCTGCTCGGCCCCTCCGGCTGCGGCAAGACCACGACCTTGCAGATGATCGCCGGCTTCGTGTCCGTCGACCGGGGCCGCATCCTGCTCGATGGCGGCGATCTCGTCGCCGTGCCGCCCAATAAGCGCGGGCTCGGCATCGTCTTCCAGAGCTATGCGCTGTTCCCGCATATGACGGTGGCGCAGAATATCGCCTTCGGGCTCGAGATGCGCGGGATCGACAAGGCCGAGCGCGAGGCGCGCACGCTGGAGGCGATGGCGCTGGTCGGGCTGAAGGGCTTCGCCGATCGCTACCCAAGGCGCATGTCGGGCGGGCAGCAGCAGCGCGTCGCACTCGCCCGCGCGCTTGTGATCAAGCCGGCCCTGCTCCTGCTCGACGAGCCCCTCTCCAATCTCGACGCCAAGCTGCGCGAGGAGATGCAGAGCGAGTTGCGCCAGATCCAGCGCTCGATCGGTACGACGACGATCCTCGTCACCCATGACCAGCACGAGGCGATGGCATTGTCGGATCGGATCGTGCTGATGAACCAGGGCCGCGTCGAGCAGATCGGCGCGCCCGACGCCGTCTACGGCAAGCCTGCCAGCACCTTCGTTGCGAGCTTCCTCGGTAAGACCAACGTGCTGCGCGGCACGGGCGACGGCAGCGGCGCGGTCAGCATCGGCGCCTTCTCGCTGCCGATCGCAGGCGCAGGCGCAGGCCCGGTCCAGCTCGCGGTCCGGCCGGAGCGGCTCAGCCTGGCCGCGGCAGGCACGCCCGGTTTCGAGGCACGCGTCACAAGCCGCGTCTTCCAGGGCGCGCATTGGCTGCTGACGGCCGACAGCACAGCTGGCCCACTCATCCTGATGCGCCATAATGACGGCCACACCGTCCCGGCCGAGGGCGAGGCCGTGAGGCTGAGCTTCACTACCTCGGACGCCGCGCTGCTTGCGGCAGGGGATGCGGCGGGGGACGCGCGATGA
- a CDS encoding NAD(P)/FAD-dependent oxidoreductase produces MSAERRSADVIVIGGGIHGCSTALHCALRGFSVILIEKDHAGRHASGVNAGGVRQLARHVAEIPLSNTSMAIWHGIAALIDDDCGFTSDGQVLVAENDADLAGCRARVEDLNLRGFHHEEMIDARELREIVPAVSETCPGGVISRRDGAAIPLRATQAFKRKAAEMGATIREGVKVTKVERDGANWRVVTDAGDFLSPRIVNAAGAWADRIAADLGEPVPLEVIAPMLMITAPMPAFIKPVVILRGRKLSFKQFGNGTVLIGGGYLGRAIRDENRTILDWGKLATNAKTVWDLFPIMRGAPILRAWAGIEARMPDDLPCFGPSARHEGVYHQFGFSAHGFQLGPGAGAVMAEIIATGHSNVPIDGLDIARFTASAVH; encoded by the coding sequence GTGAGCGCAGAGCGCCGCAGCGCCGATGTCATCGTCATCGGCGGCGGCATCCATGGCTGCTCGACCGCGCTGCACTGTGCCTTGCGCGGCTTCTCGGTCATCCTGATCGAGAAGGACCATGCCGGCCGCCATGCTTCTGGCGTCAATGCCGGCGGCGTGCGCCAGCTCGCGCGCCATGTCGCGGAAATACCGCTCTCCAACACCTCGATGGCGATCTGGCATGGCATCGCCGCGCTCATCGACGATGATTGCGGCTTCACCTCGGACGGCCAGGTGCTGGTCGCGGAAAACGACGCCGATCTCGCCGGTTGCCGCGCCCGCGTCGAGGATCTCAACCTGCGCGGTTTCCATCATGAGGAAATGATCGACGCCAGGGAGCTGCGCGAGATCGTCCCAGCCGTCTCCGAGACCTGCCCCGGCGGCGTGATCTCGCGCCGCGACGGCGCCGCCATTCCGCTGCGCGCGACGCAGGCCTTCAAGCGCAAGGCCGCCGAAATGGGGGCGACGATCCGCGAGGGAGTGAAGGTCACGAAGGTCGAGCGCGACGGCGCAAACTGGCGCGTCGTCACCGATGCCGGTGATTTCCTCAGCCCCCGCATCGTCAACGCCGCCGGCGCCTGGGCCGACCGCATCGCCGCTGATCTCGGTGAGCCCGTGCCGCTGGAGGTGATCGCACCGATGCTGATGATCACCGCGCCGATGCCGGCCTTCATCAAGCCGGTCGTCATCCTGCGCGGCCGAAAGCTCTCCTTCAAGCAATTCGGCAACGGCACCGTCCTGATCGGCGGCGGCTATCTCGGCCGCGCCATCCGCGACGAGAACAGGACGATCCTCGACTGGGGCAAGCTCGCGACCAACGCGAAGACGGTCTGGGATCTGTTCCCGATCATGCGCGGGGCGCCGATCCTGCGCGCCTGGGCTGGAATCGAGGCGCGTATGCCCGACGATCTGCCCTGCTTCGGCCCAAGCGCCAGGCATGAGGGCGTCTATCACCAGTTCGGCTTCTCCGCTCATGGCTTCCAGCTCGGGCCGGGCGCCGGCGCCGTGATGGCCGAGATCATCGCGACCGGCCACAGCAACGTGCCCATCGACGGGCTCGACATCGCCCGATTCACAGCCTCAGCCGTGCACTAA